ACCAATGGCCCCATGGATCAACTTCCCAGCTGACCACTCCATTCCATGGTACAAACTCGTAGAAAACCCCGCCATAATGAACTCCAATCTGCATAACAATTTAGCTTGTGTTTCATCTTTTGTTATAATCATAGATTTTAGCAAGCAATGTCACCAAAACAGGTATTTCCTTACAAATTTCTTTCACAAAAGCATTGTACTATGATCATATTCTTCACATGTTTTAAACAAGGTGTGAAACAGGCATAAGAATTCACATAATGGATGATTACCAGTGCAGCATTTTCAAAAGTATCACCCAGTCCCGGCAGCTGTCTCAATCCACCACCAGCAGTCAAAGCAACTTCACCATCCGCTCCTTTAAAGACATTGCATTGCACCTATAGAAAAGAGTAGGAAACATATTTAGATGTATGCGTGTCACCAACTGATAAACTCTATCAAGAGATCCTACCCACTGCATGAGAATTCAACCCAAAATAACATGCAAAATTTGTATTTACATTGATACTGAAAGTTTTCCAATTTCATACGAAGAGCATATTCAGGAGCAGAATAGAATAATCAATGCAAGAAGATATTCCACATACCCAGAACCACTTTCTAGGGAAGCCACCACCCCAGTTCTTTTCAGAATATGATGGAGCATTTTTAAACTTGTATCTTTTATCATCCCACTCAATCCAACCTGCAGCAAGAAATCATAGACAAAGGTAAGCTGGTGCAAACAAATGATATTGAGAATTACATCCTCCGGCATTCTAAACCAAAGTAGTTGATAAAAGAAATACCTGTTGAAAGTCCGCCTGCCATACATATTTGCCAGTGAGGTTCAAATACAGGAAAAGCAGCAAGCCATCCTGCTGTTGACTTCTGTTTTGACCCAACATTTCCCCATCCATAAACAGGGCGTGTGCTGTAGGCCCAGCGTGCAGTCTTTACAATTTCTGCAAAATCATTCCTGTCAAGCTAATCGTGTCAATACAAGCTTTAAACAATCTCTAACTGGTTTCACTTTAGTCCAAAGAATCACAATCTATAAATTTATGAACTATCTGAGGTGCAGCTCATTGTAAGAACCACACTTGCTCAAGTAAATAAAGAATGCTTTGTGCAATCCAGGTAACTTTCAGAAGAAGATTTACCTTCCATCATCACGAATAGAACCCTGGTGCCAAAGTGGGGTAACTTGGAAGCCCTCCAAAACCCTGCTGTTGAACTCCTGAACAAAATATTTCGCTGAGTTAGAAACTACCATGTCCCAATCCATATATAAACACTGAAAGGTCCTTAACTTAGTACTAGTAGTGAAGGTATGGACATGAAGATAAAGCTCTTTCTAAATAACAGCCACTTCCTGGTTTTGCTTGTAATGTACACAGTATTGGAGCGTACCAAAAAATAGTTCCCTTGGTGTGACAAGGATTTTAATAATGGTTAGGTAATGTATTTTGTGAGTGGAGAAAGGGCCCcactttgtaatttttttatgttagttAATGAGGGGAAagtataaatgaaatatgtcCAAAGAAGGGAGTGAAGAAGTGTGTTTtgtgggacatcccaaaatgaaaattgtgcACTATTttctgggatggagggagtataaactAAACAGCGTTCAGTAGCATTTCAGCAGAATTCCTAGGAGAGGTGCTAACCTGCGGAGGGATCTCTCTCTTTGGGGGTTTCATATTCTTTTGTGGCGCAAAAGTACTCCCAAGCATTAACTCATCCCTGTCTATCAAAAGCAAAGTTATCAATTTGACGACCACTGCCTAATTTCATGTAAGACAATGAGGGAAAGGATGTTCAATTCTAAATTTTCAGTGACAAAACAATGCAATGGATGAGATTCCACTAAGAAAGAGGTAAATTCCTCCTCATTTAGAAAGAGAATACGGTTTCAAATTGAATGTAGTGATCAAGGAGCTCCAAAATGCTATGCTGAAAATCATCTTATTGACTAGTTATAATGGTCATGCTGGTAACGTCAAAACCACCTCTCGGATAAATGCCAAGGAGAATGACAGGTACAAACTGGTTCCTTGATAAGTAAGCATGGTCTACCAGTAACACAGCTAAAAATAAACTGTAGCAGGTCTCAGACAATATTGTAAAGATCTGTACGGCTTAATGTGCAATAAACCATCATAATATAGAAACTGAGTTGCTAAAGATATTTCAGAAAAGAAGATAATAACTCAAAGCTGACTAATGGTCATAATAGATCTACTTTTCTAACCAGGTTCTACCTCCCCCAGGGATATATTTACAACTATGAATATACAGAAGGCCATTGTGATGGGAAAGTGAAGCAAATATAGACagatacacacacacacacacacacatgtaaCAAACAAACATACCTCCCCAAAAGTTCTTTGTTTCTTCAGAGAACTGGCAGATGAACTTGTCGTCAGCCCCTAAAATTTGAGCACCAATTCCAGTTGATCGCGGCCCGTACTGTGCCTCCTCCAGTCTGCTCAACTTCTTAGAGAATGCTGGGTTCTCTAAAGAGTACATGAAGCAAAAACTTTGCCTGTATTCTGGAATTGAAACCTTGAAATACCAGCCCTCAAAAAACTTCCGTGCCGTTCCATCAAAGTGAAacctgaaaaagaaaatgataactCCTTCATTCCATCTAATACAGCCATTGCTTACAAGAGTACATAACTGTTTACAAATTACATTAAGATGGaaaacaattatattttgggCATTCAATTCAGTCAGCAACTTACAGTTTTATACAGACATCGACAAAATCATAAGAGTTCATTTCAATCACACAGTAAAATTTTTAACAGTTACTCAACAAATTTAGAGCGGAGTCATAATCAAATGCGCAGAAATTAGATTCTCGAATTCACaagagagaaaatttaccCGCTGTGAGGGGTTCGGAGGGGGCGATTGCGAGGCGTGCGTTCGTAAATAGGTTCGGCAATAACAACCCCATCGCCATTCTCATTAACGGCTGGGGAATTAATTGTATTGGCGTTCAACGCAGCTTTCACCGAAGAATATCGACGCGAATTTTTCCTGATCGGCAGCTCCGCCGGAGAAAACGGAAGTGCTGTGGCGGTTTTAGGACGAAGAGGCGACGAATTAAGGCATGGATTTCTGGAAATTGCAGAGAGATTCTCCATTGATGGAGCTCACCGAGCGCAGTGAGTGAGTGTGTGTGGCGGAGATAACATAGAGGTGGCGACTGGCGCGGCGGCGACACTTGTAGTCGGTTGCTGGAATGTGGTGACGTGGCCGAATAATTCTTCATCACATAATtcagatttatttatttatttgttatatttttctgtaagttattttttttcttttttttaagaaaCCGACATTTTATATGGTCTCTCCTTTtccatttgtaattttttgtgttataaacatatgttattttttcccattagactctttcattaaaaaaaaaaaagaatattcaaatcacaaattgaacacaaaatttaaatagattaAATCATAGTTacatatcaaacaattatCAAGAactacatttcttttttcatcctCACTTTCTTCTTAGCATTTCCATTTTCTCTTCCACAATTGATCTTCAAACCTAATGTTGTAAGTATCCATGACCAATCTTATCAAGATGACAAGAGAGAGCTGTACAGAAATAATATCCAACCTTGAACCAGGAATCTGGGAAAATTCTTCAACGAATCTGTTGGATCGTCTCCAATCTCCATGACCGGGACAATAAATCGCTGCATAAGCTCGTTCGTACACATGCGACTGCAAATGGAAAGTAATACTCGCTCAGAAGAAGGGAAACGGACAAAGGAAATGGCTAAGCAGGATCTATCTTCTTACACGAATCAAAGTTGCAAAGCATCGGTAAGTGGAGAGATGGTGCTCCAGATACTTGTAAACCAGTTATGAGGGTAGGAATATGTGTCAGTTGTGTGATGCCAAACCATGATTCCCGAAGAGGCCATCGAGAAGCACTCCATTTGGCTCTCATCCTCCACGAGCTGCTCGATAAACGTGCTTGCCTGCAATGGAGTAAACATGTTAGCTTGATGCATTGACAAAATTAACATGGACCAACATGAATGATTTCATGTTATCATGTATACAATCTGATGCATGGTGGCAGTTAGAGGGAAACACACTTGTATGTCTGGCTTCACCGTCTCGATCTGCCTGATTGGCTCGATTGTGGGCAAGTGCCATCTCTTCTGATCCCAAATCACGGTGCTATTGAAAGCAAAACCTGACATCTCAGCATGGAATCTCTGAGATCGTTTCTTCCTGTCATCAACGTGCCACCCTACCACTCGAGAGCTGTTACAAATCGGACCCTCAATGAGAATTTCGTCTCTGCTTTGAACCAGCTTGGCCGTTGTCCATGTCCCTATCCGACTGCATCAATAAGAAAGTTGAGTATCACCACAGCCATTTGCACTTTATCACATCCTAATTTGGATAGGTTACTGTTTACTAGCTACATACATTTAAGTTGCTCGAAGAGATGAGTAAGTTCGACCTTAAATTGGTCCCTTATCGAAAATTCACAAGGACACATAATTTCTGAGCAAATATATCTCAAGCAGATGAAATTTCCAATATATGAGTTTGAGGTGGATGCAATACCTAATGTTTCTCATCTGGTCAAAGAGGGCAGTCGAGTATATCCTATCATCGTCTGCAAAGTAAGCAATCCCATCAAGACGGTGTGTCTCTATGTGCGAGAGTGCCACATTCCTAAGGAGTGCGCTTCTATCTGTTATCCCAGTTTCATTCTTGATACGGCATATGAGATGTCTGTACATGACTCCAGAGTTCCTCAAAAGTTCAGCCGTCTCCATGGACTGATAATTCATCTCCACGACTATCCAAAGAAGAGGGTGTCGGATCAGTCTCAACGTGTGTGCCAAGCGATTGAGAAAGTAGGCCTGAAGCGGCTTAGCATGTGTTGGAGTGATGACGATCAGAAGCTTATCAATATTAAACACCACATCACGAGACAGATCCATCGAGTTATTTAAAAGGGTAAGGTCAGAACGAGGATTGCTCACTTCAACATTGACCTTCTTCTCTCTCCCCCACGTAGAGTTCTCTTGCAGAGAAACTTTGCCTACTTTAGGCATCTCATTTTTCAACCCAATCAACTCGAAATCAAAAGCTTCTTGTTTAGGCAAGGAACTCGAGGACATACTCAACGGTACAAATGGTGTAAGCCCAACAAAGATACCAACAACAAAGCACATCAAGATATGCAAGTAAACCCTCCGCCAATTCTGCCCCTTCATCCTCAACCTATCAACATCCCTAGAAGCTCGTTGTGAGAAAAGGCCAAGAACGAAGCTCTGGACTCTGTACAACGCATAGTCCAAGGAGCCCAGCCAGGAAGACAACAGCCCCCCTTGTGGAGGGTAGTTCTGACCGTTTGTAGACGACTTAGACAATGGCGACGCCACTTGACACGCCTCCCCATTGCCTACACCTCCCGGCCGAGGAACGGGAGACAATGTTCTTCTGATTGATGCCATCACAAATCCCTACTAGGAAGATCCAATTCCCCCAAACACACACTGTTTCTATCGATTTTCGCCCTAACAAAGATCCCTCCAACCACAGAATACCTGCTTATCATACCAACAAATGCACTTTCCTAGTGTCTGACATCAAAGTAGATAATCATCTCTTCTTCATCccatttataatataatctttttatagAAGATGCTGCATTCTGCAAAACACTCCATTTTCAGGCACCATAATCAATCTTCAAAGCCTTAACATACATCAAATTCCCCAATTTCCTCCTCAAACAAATCCTGTTAAACGCCTTAACAGATTCAAATCACCGCATaacttattattaaaaaaacaaaaacgaaTATCAACAGCTATAACCCCAGCAAAAATTCATCTCAATCCTACACAAAACTAGATTCCAAGCttagataatgaaaaaaagCAAGGCTTTTGCAATAAGCAGTTACCTTGTTTTCTTCCCAAATGAATTAAGCCTCCAATTTTCGCACCAATCTCAAAGCGCAGTGgcaacaaaaactaaaaaaatcagCTCAATTTACTATATATTGAGAAATTGCAAAAGAAATTGCCTCCTTTGAGATGAGTAGTCAGTGAATCCGTGAATCCGGACAAGATTTATCTGGACATGTGAAAAGGAGTAGAAGAAAGAGACGAATGATTGTGtagtgtgtttttttattttgaaagcCAAACTAACTAAATCAATAGAAAGTGAAAGATTTAACATAAATTCAAACTATTATTTactaattctttttctttcttttttgtctggaattattagtactaattaTTTACATCAGATCTGCAACAACGATCACTGAAAATTTATGTTCATTCaatgcagaaaaaaaaattaaaaagggaaaaagggtGTATTTGCATATGTTGGTTACATTTGGTGGTTTTCAGGCAAAAATTTTCAGTTAAGGGAAATTAATATTGCGTTAATCAAATCAGATATgcctctttcttttttccttaaaaGTGTTGAATTTTGTTCAAAAGGTTgtgaaacttttatttatttatttatttttagcatGAACTGGTTTAATTAACAACTTTTTAAAGatttattaacaaatttaatcaagaTGTGTTAATTattggagtattttattactccattaatgTTTATTGCGTGCAtcttttaattactactatcaaTTAATCAGTTTGATTATGACtgattaattactactacatcAATTGCTGACATATTCTCTTTTCAAGATGAAATTTCCACAAACATAGATTACGTTATATTAATGTATGctcttttttgtttatatcttttatttcACGTATCGTTTAGACTTGTAGTGTTGATttcaattcatatattttctaaaatattttttcctaaTGTATTTGGGTGGGGAATGGATCCTTTAGggttttttcatttatatataaaaaggcCCAAAAATCGAAGCCCTAATTTCTAGCTTTGGGGGGGCGGGCGTGTTatggaagaagaaagaaagagaaaatttgtttaattctCTATGTCAAATAGATGTAAATGAAAAGAAGTGGTACTATAGCGTTATAtcgtattaaaataaaatccattatttcccaaaattatgttatgaatattttttagttactAACGTGCATATTTATAAAAGCAAGTATTcacaaaagtgaaataaaactTCACTTTTaaccaaaaagataaaaagattGATTGacaatagtatattattatggTATGTAATGAAATAAGATCTTACAAACATTCGccacgataaaaaaaaaaatataacatgtGTCTGtttcaaattatcaaatatttggtcatattttatcaaggCTAGTATAATTGATTACATTTTATATCCGACGTATAGATGCACACATGAATAATTGACTTTATAGTTGAATTACACGAGCTAATTACATATGGAGCATTAGATTCAAAGTCATGGACTCATTgtttacaaatatatatataacaaaaaaaaaagtccagGATTAATCAAGATAATGGAACACTAAAGTAAACCTTGcctaaaaataatactataaaaataaaataaacttcttTTATTTGGCATAAAATGCTCGAGCCAAAAAATTGGCAAACTAACAGTATACCGAATCAATgtttaaattactaaaatatccTTTTAAATAGAAACTAATTATAGCAATTGCCATGTAGTATCATAATTTGAATCACTAGCTTCCCAAATCATAAGGTAGTAGATACTGATTCTTATTCATCAAAATGAGTTTCTCATTTGATCACACTCTCTTCCTGCGAGGCTTTCTTCCTCTCTTCCTGCCTTCGACATTGCCTAGCCGCGATTTTCCCTTCAAACCATTCGTCTTCGTTCCCCGCTCCAAATCATTTGCGGTTATGGTGAATTCGTTTCCTACTTGAGGAATGCTGAAGTCTGCAGGATTCCTGTTGAGAATGCACTCACCTAATGCTTCTTCATTACCTTTCGAGCTCCTTGCCTCATCTTGAGTTACTGAAGAAAACAATTATGttatgaaaacaaataaaaagaagagttTCAGTAGTGAATGGTCTTATCTTACATACCTCTCAACGAAGAGCTGCTGCCGTTTTCAGGAAAGTGGAGGAAGCTCATGAGGTTCTCCTTTCCATTTAGACGCGGGTGGTGCTTGCAGGGAGACAAGGGCTTACCTACTTTGTATGAAGGATCAGGTTTGTTAACTCTCTGCTCCATCAAGGATAACAGCTTCATTGCGGGAATCTTTTCGCTTTGGTAAGGATCTGATGATCCTATACCTCTCCCCTCCTCTCTGAGCTCAGCCACATCAGTTACAACTTTCTTTCCCTTGGCATCGGCGCTTCTCAATTTGTCTAAGAATGAGACTGGGCTCGGGAGAATGGGGCGCCTCTGGGTGCGGGAATCTAGCATTTCTTCCCATGTAGTGGACTTTGCACCTGCCGTTATAGAGGGACGCTCTGATTGCCTAAGTTTTCTCATATCCATCTGATATTTATTTGGTTGGACTCCCATGTTTCCGTTTGAAACACTTATGCTGCTGGGAAGAGGAAATGCGGCTGCAGGAGGATATATTTCCGTTGTATCACGTCTCCTCAGATTTCCACGTTGTCTTTCATGCAGGTTTTTGGCCAACATCTCAACTATTTCCATCGGTATGTCATCTGATGCTCCAAGTTCTGCATTGTTATCTTTGTTTCCCGGATAAGTTATTCGTTTGCCAGTCTTGTAACTGCGGAAGGCAGAGGCAGAGGCAGAGGCATTCTAGAGAATGAACAGCAGAGAGATTCAATTAGTCACACctaaagaaaacaatttttGAACTAATACCATTGATTGATTGATAGAGACATGAAATATCAAGATAATGAATATGAGAAGTTAATTTTGTCGTACCACAGTTTTTTGCAGAGGAAAACTCCTCTCCTTGGGAAGAGTAGTAAATTGCTGCTCTTCCTCCATATCAGCCATCTCGGGTATTTCCACATTGAGATCGGGAATGTACCTACGCTTCCTGGAAGAACTTTGGTCATTGTGATCACCTACAGGATCCTTAAAACTATTGAGTGAAAGGCCCAACTCCATGGTTCCTCCGCCATTGAAATTTCCGAAGATGCTTCTTCTAGGATGCAATAAAGGATCATCCACAGCTCCAATTTTCTGTGTTTGTTCCTGTAAGCTTGCAGAGGACATGTTATTTGGAAGGAGAGGCTCACCCATTTGGGCTATTTCATTGTCTCTACGGGTGTGTCTCATCTTTTTGTTGGCATCTATAGCTTTAACCTTTTTGGGGTCAAGCACAAGGCCCTTAGTTCTCTTAGCAAAAGCCCTTGGAAAAACTGACAGCAGAGGCTCTGTGTCTTCTCTCAGCGAGATCTTCCTTTTCCTCTCAGCTTCTGCAAGACCGGCAGGGACGTCTACCTGATGCTGAGGAACTAAAACTGATTCCATCTCAGTTGATGCTACCTTCATTCCACTTGATGAGGCAGATCTTGTCCTTCGAATACTGCTAGTTTGGGGCCTTTCTTCCACCAATATATCAGCCAAAGAACGTAGCTTCGGCTTTCTCCTGTTTGCCGATGCACTCAAAGGACCATCCCTTCCATATGATACAGTAACTGGCTCGTCAACTGCGCACAAAGGTTGGTCAGCGAAACATGCTATATCTATAGTTATCCTTATCATTACTAGGAAATAATCAGTGAGAAATTCTTTCACATTTTCCGTATACCTGGAGTGTTATTAAGCGTCTTGAGAACCTGCTGCAGATTTACTTCAGGCATATGCAATGAATTTCTAGCTTCTATATCCCTGATATCTGCTTTACCTTTGCTACCTGAGGAGATATTCTTGATGTTACATATGGGGAAAAACCGCGTTGTGCTCTATGACAACtagcatatgatttaattttaactgAAATCATAATCAAGAATGAATACAGCTTGGAACTACACACATGACTCTTTAAACAATACATGACTTATGTAACAAAACTTACATGTGAAATCGCCGCTGCATAAACTAAGTGTCTTGTTAATTTTGCTTTGATCACTGTCTTCCCCTTCTGCATCTATAACCAAAGTTTATTACCTCAAATTATTGTAAggatataacaaaatatacgATAAAAAGTTCTTGCTAACTGTATTTATAGACGCgcaattcataaattttgcacataaatcaatttaattaccTACTTTTGTCACAACTATGTAGGAGTAATCTTTAATTTCAGCATTTACCTGTGTTATCTCTACTGTGTGTGGTCGCCAGTACCATTTCTTTTGTAGTTGTCTTCGTTTCAGCATTTGGGACGCAGCTCGAACACTGCCACCATCGAAATTCAGGAACAGATAGAGGAGGCAGCTGATATTTAACCGGATCAACATCATCGCCTTGAAGTGCAAATGGATAACATGTCTTCAAATCCTTTTTCCTCATATCAGCAACAAAACCACTGCACCAAcatttgagaaattaaaatacagcACATTCACATTGTTACAAGGAAGCACTCAATATTGCACATATATACACTTTGCAGTATAAAAGATGTCAAATTACTCACCGTATAGTAAAATGCTCGTGTTTAGGTGGCTCGCTTGCTTCCATGCCACTACtaatgtcaatagctattgagtTGATCCGAACGAACAATCCTAACCTCGATGTAGAATCCACAAAATCACTATCTCCCATAACAACAATATCCAATTCAGTAACATAAAACCCAAGAACCGGTCACTGAAATGAAGCTATTAGTACACAATTGCAAATGTTGGGGCATAAAATCATGGTATGAAATGTATTATGTATGTAACCTAATAGTGAAAGAAGCATTCATCAATTGCAagatataatactataattttatcacAAGCCTTGTCCTAAACAACAGttgaaaaccctaattaaGAATCCCAGCAAAGACAAAGCTGGATACAGCAAATCTTACATATGTCAGCATGAGATATAATATTCTAATAGATAAATGAACTAAACAAAAAGCAAAATGAGCGATTAAAAGCACAATAgcccaatttcaattttagggTTTTCCCGTTGAAGAATCTCaattcaaaactttaaatCAGATCGGAAAATTCAACTACcaccaaaaatcaaatcaaacccCCCACACAGCTCACGCAATCGCCAAACCATAAATCGTGATTTTATGTGCTGATTTCATTAgctcaaattagggttttatgAAGTCGTAACGCTATTTTAATATACCAACTTCACCAGCTATACATGGAAAAAAAACAGTAAAGAATAAGCAATAAAAAGTGGCATAAAATGATGAGAACGTGAAAACAAAATCACACCGAAAAAGGACAGCTAAAAATTAGATACAGAGgtaaattttgaaatccaCTTCGGATAAAAAAAGATGCACGACATATCAGGTAAAACTCAGCTCAAAGTCAGCTAAAACCTAgtgaatttgaaaaaaaaaagcaaaattaaatataaataaaaacgtAAATAGTACTgtaagaagaagagaagaaaaagtaggaaCCTTTTTTCTCGGATCGCGAAATCGGATCAAAAATCTCCACTCATCGACAGCTTAGATATCATTTCTCCACAAATCACTCCGAAACAATCGCCATTCATCTCAATCTCCGCCGATTCCACGGCTGCGCCGGCGAATTCTCGCCGGAATCCACCGCGTGCCCTAGCGTAAAATCCGATAGCGAAAGagaggggaaaaaaattgttttagagagagaaacatgaaaatgaagagatttatagatagagagagagagagagagagagagatggagttgagttgatatttcaatttctttgattttgagTTTACTGTCGCCCTATACGTACAGATTTTTGGCGTGTATACTTACAATATACAAACCCATGTGTTTGCatattgagagagagagagaaggatcCAGCCAATCAGAGAGCGCCAGCGCAGCATTTCAGAGCAATTTTTATCCCAACCAACGATGCCCGAAACCCTAGTCAAACGAGAGTCCAACCGTGACCCGCACGCGCTGAACGGCGAGGTTCGTTAAACGGTCGCTGTCTGGTGAAAAATATGGTCCTGGCACTTAACTCGCGTCTCATTGGTGCGTGGATGTCACCGCGAGAGAGTGAGAGTGGGGTGGGTTTTTGGGCTGCTAGAGAAAAAGAGAACCCTAAAGTCTTCGAGAAAATAAAGAAGGAAGGTATCAAAATACGAA
The genomic region above belongs to Salvia hispanica cultivar TCC Black 2014 chromosome 3, UniMelb_Shisp_WGS_1.0, whole genome shotgun sequence and contains:
- the LOC125217021 gene encoding probable tocopherol cyclase, chloroplastic; the encoded protein is MENLSAISRNPCLNSSPLRPKTATALPFSPAELPIRKNSRRYSSVKAALNANTINSPAVNENGDGVVIAEPIYERTPRNRPLRTPHSGFHFDGTARKFFEGWYFKVSIPEYRQSFCFMYSLENPAFSKKLSRLEEAQYGPRSTGIGAQILGADDKFICQFSEETKNFWGDRDELMLGSTFAPQKNMKPPKREIPPQEFNSRVLEGFQVTPLWHQGSIRDDGRNDFAEIVKTARWAYSTRPVYGWGNVGSKQKSTAGWLAAFPVFEPHWQICMAGGLSTGWIEWDDKRYKFKNAPSYSEKNWGGGFPRKWFWVQCNVFKGADGEVALTAGGGLRQLPGLGDTFENAALIGVHYGGVFYEFVPWNGVVSWEVDPWGHWFFSAENEAYAVELEVTTKDPGTPLRAPTTESGFSPACKDTCFGDLTMRLWEKRYDGTAGKVILDVTSNMAAAEVGGGPWFSTWRGKTRMPDLVTNVIGLPVDVEGLFGLAPFLKPPGL
- the LOC125211598 gene encoding probable beta-1,4-xylosyltransferase IRX9H, with amino-acid sequence MASIRRTLSPVPRPGGVGNGEACQVASPLSKSSTNGQNYPPQGGLLSSWLGSLDYALYRVQSFVLGLFSQRASRDVDRLRMKGQNWRRVYLHILMCFVVGIFVGLTPFVPLSMSSSSLPKQEAFDFELIGLKNEMPKVGKVSLQENSTWGREKKVNVEVSNPRSDLTLLNNSMDLSRDVVFNIDKLLIVITPTHAKPLQAYFLNRLAHTLRLIRHPLLWIVVEMNYQSMETAELLRNSGVMYRHLICRIKNETGITDRSALLRNVALSHIETHRLDGIAYFADDDRIYSTALFDQMRNISRIGTWTTAKLVQSRDEILIEGPICNSSRVVGWHVDDRKKRSQRFHAEMSGFAFNSTVIWDQKRWHLPTIEPIRQIETVKPDIQASTFIEQLVEDESQMECFSMASSGIMVWHHTTDTYSYPHNWFTSIWSTISPLTDALQL
- the LOC125212884 gene encoding uncharacterized protein LOC125212884 isoform X1 codes for the protein MGDSDFVDSTSRLGLFVRINSIAIDISSGMEASEPPKHEHFTIRGFVADMRKKDLKTCYPFALQGDDVDPVKYQLPPLSVPEFRWWQCSSCVPNAETKTTTKEMVLATTHSRDNTDAEGEDSDQSKINKTLSLCSGDFTCSKGKADIRDIEARNSLHMPEVNLQQVLKTLNNTPVDEPVTVSYGRDGPLSASANRRKPKLRSLADILVEERPQTSSIRRTRSASSSGMKVASTEMESVLVPQHQVDVPAGLAEAERKRKISLREDTEPLLSVFPRAFAKRTKGLVLDPKKVKAIDANKKMRHTRRDNEIAQMGEPLLPNNMSSASLQEQTQKIGAVDDPLLHPRRSIFGNFNGGGTMELGLSLNSFKDPVGDHNDQSSSRKRRYIPDLNVEIPEMADMEEEQQFTTLPKERSFPLQKTVNASASASAFRSYKTGKRITYPGNKDNNAELGASDDIPMEIVEMLAKNLHERQRGNLRRRDTTEIYPPAAAFPLPSSISVSNGNMGVQPNKYQMDMRKLRQSERPSITAGAKSTTWEEMLDSRTQRRPILPSPVSFLDKLRSADAKGKKVVTDVAELREEGRGIGSSDPYQSEKIPAMKLLSLMEQRVNKPDPSYKVGKPLSPCKHHPRLNGKENLMSFLHFPENGSSSSLRVTQDEARSSKGNEEALGECILNRNPADFSIPQVGNEFTITANDLERGTKTNGLKGKSRLGNVEGRKRGRKPRRKRV
- the LOC125212884 gene encoding uncharacterized protein LOC125212884 isoform X2, with amino-acid sequence MEASEPPKHEHFTIRGFVADMRKKDLKTCYPFALQGDDVDPVKYQLPPLSVPEFRWWQCSSCVPNAETKTTTKEMVLATTHSRDNTDAEGEDSDQSKINKTLSLCSGDFTCSKGKADIRDIEARNSLHMPEVNLQQVLKTLNNTPVDEPVTVSYGRDGPLSASANRRKPKLRSLADILVEERPQTSSIRRTRSASSSGMKVASTEMESVLVPQHQVDVPAGLAEAERKRKISLREDTEPLLSVFPRAFAKRTKGLVLDPKKVKAIDANKKMRHTRRDNEIAQMGEPLLPNNMSSASLQEQTQKIGAVDDPLLHPRRSIFGNFNGGGTMELGLSLNSFKDPVGDHNDQSSSRKRRYIPDLNVEIPEMADMEEEQQFTTLPKERSFPLQKTVNASASASAFRSYKTGKRITYPGNKDNNAELGASDDIPMEIVEMLAKNLHERQRGNLRRRDTTEIYPPAAAFPLPSSISVSNGNMGVQPNKYQMDMRKLRQSERPSITAGAKSTTWEEMLDSRTQRRPILPSPVSFLDKLRSADAKGKKVVTDVAELREEGRGIGSSDPYQSEKIPAMKLLSLMEQRVNKPDPSYKVGKPLSPCKHHPRLNGKENLMSFLHFPENGSSSSLRVTQDEARSSKGNEEALGECILNRNPADFSIPQVGNEFTITANDLERGTKTNGLKGKSRLGNVEGRKRGRKPRRKRV